The Chromatiales bacterium genome window below encodes:
- the murC gene encoding UDP-N-acetylmuramate--L-alanine ligase: MRRINRIHLVGIGGVGMGGIAEVLLNLGYAVQGSDLRESAVTRRLTRLGALVHIGHRAGQVADADVVVTSSAVAADNPEVLAAHASRKPVVRRAEMLAELMRFRHAIAVSGSHGKTTTTSLIASVLAEAGQDPTFVIGGRLKSADSNGRLGAGRYLVAEADESDASFIHLQPMVAVVTNIGNDHLGTYGGDVGRLRQTFVEFLHNLPFYGLAVVCIDDPGVRAILPDLHRATLSYGFSPEADVRAENLVREGLRSRFTVVRPAPAPPLQVVLNLPGRHNVLNALAAVAIACDLELDDAACQQALASFEGVDRRLQMLGDIVIAGHSVTLVDDYGHHPTEIAATIEAARQAWPERRLVVAFQPHRYTRTRDLLDDFAEALSVADRLLVTEVYAAGEAPIANADGRAICRAIRSRGQIEPVFVPHIDELNELLAGVLESGDVLLTLGAGNIGAMALQLREQYGEQTTLHTGGAM; the protein is encoded by the coding sequence ATGCGCCGGATCAATCGCATACATCTGGTCGGCATCGGCGGCGTCGGCATGGGCGGTATCGCCGAGGTGCTGCTCAACCTGGGTTATGCCGTGCAGGGCTCCGACCTGCGCGAGTCAGCTGTCACCCGGCGGCTCACGCGGCTCGGCGCGCTCGTGCATATCGGCCATCGTGCCGGGCAGGTCGCGGATGCCGATGTCGTGGTGACCTCCAGCGCGGTTGCCGCCGACAATCCGGAAGTGCTGGCGGCGCACGCCAGCCGCAAGCCGGTGGTCCGGCGTGCCGAGATGCTCGCCGAACTGATGCGCTTCCGGCATGCGATTGCCGTCTCCGGCAGCCATGGCAAGACCACGACCACGAGTCTGATCGCGAGCGTGCTGGCCGAAGCCGGCCAGGATCCGACTTTTGTCATCGGCGGGCGGCTGAAGAGCGCCGACTCGAACGGGCGACTCGGTGCCGGCCGCTATCTGGTTGCCGAAGCCGACGAGAGCGATGCGTCGTTCATCCATCTGCAGCCGATGGTGGCCGTGGTCACCAATATCGGCAACGATCATCTCGGCACATACGGCGGGGACGTCGGACGTCTGCGTCAGACCTTTGTCGAGTTCCTGCACAATCTGCCCTTCTATGGCCTGGCTGTCGTGTGTATCGACGATCCGGGCGTGCGCGCGATCCTGCCGGACCTCCACCGGGCCACCCTGAGCTATGGCTTCTCGCCCGAGGCCGATGTACGCGCGGAAAACCTGGTCCGCGAAGGCTTGCGTTCCCGCTTTACCGTCGTGCGCCCGGCACCGGCACCGCCCCTGCAGGTCGTGCTCAATCTGCCCGGCCGGCACAACGTCCTGAACGCGCTCGCCGCGGTGGCCATTGCCTGCGACCTTGAGCTCGACGATGCGGCCTGCCAGCAGGCACTTGCGAGCTTTGAGGGCGTCGACCGTCGCCTGCAGATGCTCGGCGATATCGTGATCGCTGGCCACAGCGTGACGCTGGTCGATGACTACGGCCACCATCCGACCGAGATCGCCGCCACCATCGAAGCGGCACGCCAGGCCTGGCCGGAACGCCGGCTGGTCGTCGCTTTCCAGCCGCACCGCTACACGAGAACCCGCGATCTGCTCGATGATTTTGCCGAGGCGCTGTCGGTGGCCGATCGCCTGCTCGTCACGGAAGTCTATGCCGCCGGTGAAGCGCCGATCGCCAATGCTGACGGACGCGCCATCTGCCGGGCCATCCGCAGCCGCGGGCAGATCGAACCGGTATTCGTCCCGCATATCGATGAACTGAACGAGTTGCTGGCCGGCGTGCTTGAGTCCGGTGACGTGCTGCTGACGCTTGGCGCCGGCAACATCGGTGCGATGGCGCTGCAGCTTCGCGAGCAGTACGGCGAGCAGACAACGTTGCACACGGGTGGTGCGATGTGA
- the murG gene encoding undecaprenyldiphospho-muramoylpentapeptide beta-N-acetylglucosaminyltransferase yields the protein MKPAPILIMAGGTGGHVFPALAVARALRERNEPVVWLGTELGIEARLVPAEGIELERVRVKGLRRRGLGAWLMGPLQIMLAVVEALRILRRRRPKLVLGMGGYTAGPGGLASWLLRIPLVIHEQNAVAGLTNRLLANFAREVLEAFPGSFSASIKTRVTGNPVRHDIAMLPAPELRLRGRSGPLRLLVLGGSQGAQALNAVVGPAVALLPEAERPEIRHQTGENTYGVAEVAYRRAGVRAHLQTFIADMAEAYGWADLVIARSGALTIAELAAAGVGAILVPYPAAVDDHQTRNAAYLVNAGAATLIPQDELDAERLAAELQRHIGDPGLVLKQAQLARAQAMPDATADIVARCLALSLARRRSNA from the coding sequence ATGAAGCCGGCACCGATCCTCATCATGGCAGGCGGCACCGGTGGACATGTATTCCCGGCGCTTGCCGTGGCACGCGCCCTGCGCGAGCGGAACGAACCCGTCGTCTGGCTGGGCACCGAGCTCGGCATCGAGGCCCGGCTGGTGCCGGCCGAGGGCATTGAGCTGGAGCGCGTGCGCGTCAAGGGCTTGCGTCGTCGCGGCCTCGGCGCCTGGCTGATGGGGCCGCTGCAGATCATGCTGGCAGTCGTTGAAGCACTGCGCATCCTGCGCCGCCGGCGCCCGAAGCTGGTGCTCGGCATGGGCGGCTACACGGCGGGGCCGGGTGGTCTCGCCAGCTGGTTGCTGCGCATACCACTCGTCATCCATGAACAGAATGCTGTCGCGGGTCTTACCAATCGTCTTCTGGCGAACTTTGCCCGGGAAGTGCTTGAAGCCTTCCCGGGCAGTTTTTCTGCCAGCATCAAGACCCGCGTGACCGGCAATCCCGTCCGTCACGACATCGCCATGCTGCCGGCGCCCGAACTGCGCCTGCGCGGTCGTTCGGGCCCACTCCGCCTGCTGGTGCTCGGTGGCAGCCAGGGTGCCCAGGCGCTGAATGCGGTGGTCGGGCCGGCCGTGGCGCTGCTCCCCGAAGCCGAGCGTCCGGAGATCCGTCATCAGACCGGCGAGAATACTTACGGTGTGGCCGAAGTCGCCTATCGCCGCGCGGGTGTGCGGGCGCATCTGCAGACCTTCATTGCCGATATGGCCGAAGCCTATGGCTGGGCTGATCTCGTGATCGCCCGCTCGGGCGCCCTGACGATCGCCGAACTGGCGGCTGCCGGAGTCGGCGCAATCCTCGTGCCGTATCCGGCTGCAGTGGACGATCACCAGACCCGGAACGCGGCGTATCTGGTCAACGCGGGTGCTGCCACGCTGATCCCGCAGGACGAACTCGATGCGGAGCGCCTGGCCGCGGAGCTGCAACGGCATATCGGCGACCCGGGACTGGTGCTGAAACAGGCACAGCTGGCGCGTGCACAGGCGATGCCCGATGCGACTGCCGATATCGTGGCCCGCTGCCTGGCCCTCAGTCTGGCCAGGAGGCGCAGCAATGCGTGA
- the ftsW gene encoding putative lipid II flippase FtsW — MSATHGAAPGQSRPDMILLSVVGILLAVGLLMVASASIALGDRQHGDAFYFFERQIVAATMGLAAAWGMAKVPTRVWQRLGPWLAGVAILLLVMVLLPGLGRTANGSTRWLNIAGINIMQVSEPVRLMLLIYVADYAVRRSEEIRGSFFGFMKPLVIVGLAAALLLAQPDFGSAVLLIGISFTVMFLAGARLRDVGLTLGPVVLGFALLAKFSPYRMKRLTGFWDPWADPYGDGFQLTQSLIAIGSGEWTGLGLGASVQKLFYLPEAHTDFIFAVIAEEFGLIGSLVMILLYVLLIWRAMVISRVAAVREHFFQAYVAFGLCIWLAMQAAINLGVNMGVLPTKGLTLPLVSYGRSSLLVTLAALGLLLRIDLENRGIASAAKRRVNGRVAR; from the coding sequence ATGAGCGCAACGCATGGTGCCGCGCCGGGACAGAGCCGGCCCGACATGATTCTCCTGAGCGTGGTGGGGATCCTGCTCGCGGTTGGTCTGCTGATGGTGGCCTCGGCCTCGATTGCGCTGGGCGATCGCCAGCACGGCGATGCTTTCTATTTCTTCGAGCGACAGATCGTGGCTGCAACGATGGGGCTTGCTGCCGCCTGGGGCATGGCGAAGGTTCCGACGCGGGTGTGGCAGCGCCTCGGCCCGTGGCTGGCCGGTGTCGCCATCCTGTTGCTCGTCATGGTGCTGCTGCCGGGCCTCGGTCGCACCGCCAACGGCAGCACGCGCTGGCTCAACATTGCCGGCATCAACATCATGCAGGTCAGTGAACCGGTCCGCCTGATGCTGCTGATCTATGTCGCCGACTATGCGGTACGTCGCAGCGAGGAGATTCGCGGCAGTTTCTTCGGTTTCATGAAGCCGCTGGTGATCGTCGGCCTTGCTGCGGCCCTGCTGCTTGCACAACCCGATTTCGGTTCCGCCGTCCTGCTGATCGGTATTTCCTTCACCGTGATGTTCCTGGCCGGTGCCCGGCTGCGTGATGTGGGCCTGACGCTGGGACCGGTCGTGCTCGGTTTTGCGCTGCTCGCCAAGTTCTCGCCCTATCGCATGAAGCGCCTCACCGGCTTCTGGGATCCATGGGCTGATCCCTATGGCGACGGTTTTCAGCTTACCCAGTCACTGATCGCGATCGGCAGCGGCGAATGGACGGGCCTCGGCCTGGGCGCCAGCGTGCAGAAGCTTTTTTATCTGCCGGAGGCGCATACGGACTTCATCTTCGCCGTGATCGCCGAAGAGTTTGGCCTGATCGGCAGTCTGGTGATGATCCTGCTCTACGTGCTGCTGATCTGGCGGGCCATGGTCATCTCGCGGGTGGCCGCCGTGCGCGAGCACTTCTTCCAGGCTTACGTGGCCTTCGGACTCTGTATCTGGCTGGCCATGCAGGCCGCCATCAATCTCGGCGTGAACATGGGCGTGCTGCCCACCAAGGGGCTGACGCTGCCGCTGGTGAGTTACGGCCGGAGCAGCCTGCTGGTGACGCTGGCCGCGCTCGGCCTGCTGCTGCGTATCGATCTCGAGAACCGCGGTATTGCGAGTGCCGCAAAGCGCCGGGTCAACGGGCGGGTGGCGCGATGA
- the murD gene encoding UDP-N-acetylmuramoyl-L-alanine--D-glutamate ligase — MSPQYSGQAQATGPVFVLGMGGTGAACARYLADRGVTAVFADTRAAPPGLSAIRTAMPGVETHTGQIPLKLPAHVARVVVSPGVDLQLPLLQDARRRGIPVLSDIDLFVGEARAPIVAITGSNGKSTVTSMLGEMLAAAGLRVGVGGNLGIPSLDLLDVETQVYVLELSSFQLERSQPIDAAAAVLLNVSPDHLDIHGDMAGYTAAKARVYAHCKVAVLNRDEPALRTLVPAGVPVISFGLGAPGDGEFGLLQRLDGSWLARGDEALLPVTELKLTGRHNISNALAALSLGAALGLEPATLVPGLRNYRPLPHRMAVVACRDGVTWIDDSKATNVGAAVASISSLDGPLVLIAGGDGKGASFATLADVLRGRECVAILLGRDRELLATALHGVCPVRLVDDMPAAASEARAVARPGWTVLLAPACSSLDMYRDYGARGDAFRAAVLGVQEAQA, encoded by the coding sequence ATGAGTCCGCAGTACAGTGGACAGGCGCAAGCGACGGGGCCGGTGTTCGTGCTGGGCATGGGCGGGACCGGCGCTGCCTGCGCCCGTTACCTTGCCGACCGTGGTGTGACAGCGGTATTTGCCGATACGCGCGCCGCGCCGCCGGGGCTCTCCGCAATCCGTACGGCGATGCCGGGCGTGGAAACACATACCGGCCAGATTCCGCTGAAGCTCCCGGCGCATGTCGCGCGGGTGGTGGTGTCACCCGGCGTGGACCTGCAGCTGCCGCTGCTGCAGGACGCGCGTCGGCGCGGCATCCCCGTGCTGAGCGATATCGATCTCTTTGTCGGCGAGGCGCGTGCGCCGATCGTGGCCATCACCGGCTCGAACGGCAAGAGCACCGTGACCTCGATGCTCGGCGAGATGCTTGCCGCCGCTGGTCTGCGGGTCGGCGTCGGCGGCAATCTCGGTATCCCGTCGCTCGATCTGCTCGATGTGGAAACACAGGTATATGTGCTGGAGCTGTCGAGCTTTCAGCTCGAGCGCAGCCAGCCGATCGATGCGGCAGCGGCAGTTCTGCTGAATGTCTCGCCGGATCATCTCGATATCCACGGCGATATGGCCGGTTATACGGCGGCCAAGGCCCGTGTCTACGCGCATTGCAAGGTCGCGGTACTGAACCGTGACGAGCCGGCACTAAGGACTCTCGTGCCAGCCGGCGTTCCGGTCATCAGCTTCGGGCTCGGTGCGCCTGGCGACGGTGAGTTTGGTCTGCTGCAGCGGCTGGACGGCAGCTGGCTGGCCCGCGGTGATGAAGCCTTGCTGCCGGTGACGGAACTGAAGCTCACCGGCCGGCACAACATCTCGAACGCGCTGGCAGCGCTGTCCCTGGGTGCTGCGCTCGGACTGGAGCCGGCAACGCTAGTGCCTGGCCTGCGCAACTACCGGCCGCTGCCGCACCGGATGGCGGTGGTTGCCTGCCGCGACGGGGTGACCTGGATCGACGATTCAAAGGCCACCAATGTCGGCGCCGCGGTGGCGAGCATCAGCAGTCTCGACGGCCCGCTGGTGCTGATCGCCGGTGGCGACGGCAAGGGTGCAAGTTTCGCGACGCTGGCCGATGTATTGCGGGGCCGCGAGTGCGTGGCGATATTGCTGGGCCGTGATCGCGAACTGCTGGCGACCGCCTTGCACGGCGTATGTCCGGTCAGGCTGGTCGACGACATGCCGGCAGCCGCAAGCGAGGCGCGTGCGGTCGCGAGGCCGGGCTGGACTGTGCTGCTGGCCCCGGCCTGCAGCAGTCTCGACATGTACCGCGACTACGGCGCACGCGGTGACGCCTTCCGCGCTGCGGTACTCGGCGTGCAGGAGGCACAGGCATGA
- a CDS encoding phospho-N-acetylmuramoyl-pentapeptide-transferase: MLLLLAEGLKGYVSGFNVFTYLTMRAILGALTALALSLFLGPPLIRRLTLRQIGQTVRQDGPQTHLQKAGTPTMGGALILLAIIFSTLLWADLRSLFVWVVIGVTFCYGLIGFVDDYRKLVLRDPKGLSAGKKLFWQLLIAIIVGVALYRHADAPQSTALLIPYLKDISIPLGWLFVPFVCLVIVGSSNAVNLTDGLDGLAIMPTVLVGGALGVFAWVAGNAIFSRYLGIPYIAGAGELFVFCAALAGAGLGFLWFNTYPAQVFMGDIGALALGGALGAVAVVVRQEVVLLIMGGVFVAETVSVMMQVASFKMTGKRIFRMAPLHHHFELKGWAEPKVIVRFWIVTVVLVLVGLSSLKIR, encoded by the coding sequence ATGCTGCTGCTGCTGGCAGAAGGCCTGAAGGGCTACGTGTCGGGCTTCAACGTCTTCACCTATCTGACGATGCGCGCGATTCTCGGCGCGCTGACGGCACTGGCGCTGTCGCTGTTTCTTGGTCCACCGCTGATCCGTCGCCTGACCCTGCGGCAGATCGGCCAGACCGTTCGCCAGGACGGTCCGCAGACCCACCTGCAGAAAGCCGGTACGCCGACCATGGGCGGGGCGCTGATCCTGCTCGCGATCATCTTCAGCACGCTGTTGTGGGCCGATCTGCGCAGCCTGTTCGTCTGGGTCGTGATCGGCGTGACCTTTTGCTATGGCCTGATCGGTTTCGTCGATGACTACCGCAAGCTCGTGCTGCGTGATCCGAAGGGCCTGTCGGCCGGGAAGAAACTTTTCTGGCAGCTGCTGATCGCCATCATCGTGGGTGTCGCGCTTTACCGGCATGCCGATGCGCCGCAGTCGACTGCACTGCTGATTCCCTACCTGAAGGATATTTCCATTCCGCTCGGCTGGCTCTTCGTGCCTTTTGTCTGTCTGGTCATCGTCGGCAGCAGCAACGCGGTGAATCTCACCGATGGTCTGGACGGCCTGGCGATCATGCCGACGGTGCTGGTCGGCGGCGCACTCGGCGTATTTGCCTGGGTGGCCGGCAATGCGATTTTTTCCCGCTACCTCGGCATTCCTTATATAGCCGGGGCCGGCGAGCTGTTCGTTTTCTGCGCGGCGCTGGCCGGCGCCGGGCTCGGCTTTCTCTGGTTCAACACCTATCCGGCCCAGGTCTTCATGGGCGACATCGGCGCACTGGCTCTGGGCGGCGCGCTCGGTGCGGTGGCAGTGGTCGTGCGCCAGGAAGTGGTGCTGCTGATCATGGGCGGCGTGTTCGTCGCCGAGACTGTCTCGGTGATGATGCAGGTGGCCTCTTTCAAGATGACCGGCAAGCGCATTTTCCGCATGGCCCCGCTGCACCATCACTTTGAACTCAAGGGCTGGGCCGAACCAAAAGTCATCGTGCGCTTCTGGATCGTGACCGTGGTGCTGGTACTGGTCGGGCTGTCGAGTCTGAAGATCCGGTGA
- the murF gene encoding UDP-N-acetylmuramoyl-tripeptide--D-alanyl-D-alanine ligase, with product MTMGTLGMVAEAVGGTLIGTDAGFDSVSTDSRSLEPGQLFFALRGVRHNAAEFARDAAAAGAAGVVIEERQSIDLPQIHVADAGEALRSFATMWRKRFSLPLVAVTGSNGKTTVKEMVGTILRTHFAGPGDDAGVLVTWGNLNNHIGVPITLLWMRESHRAAVIEMGASAKHEIARLAAIAAPTVAIITNAGPAHLGGFGGTLKDVAEAKGELFAGLPAGSIAIINRDDPFYGYWRSLRKDISYRSFGLSPEADYRAVEVQASGVRSLGFRLLTPTAGIPVELPMSGGHNVRNALAAAAASLAAGASLQAVRDGLAQMANVAGRLRAEPGPAGSTIFDDSYNANPGSVAAAIQFLAGLDGQRWLVLGGMAELGPDAAALHREVGVLAAQSGIDRFYCVGELTRPAAEGFGPDARWYADVTELAEVLRPRMTADVHLLVKGSRSAGLERLVQLVTGRGDTAGVH from the coding sequence ATGACCATGGGTACGCTCGGCATGGTTGCAGAGGCGGTAGGCGGCACGCTGATCGGCACTGATGCGGGTTTTGATTCGGTGAGTACCGACAGCCGCAGCCTGGAGCCGGGCCAGTTGTTCTTCGCCCTGCGTGGCGTGCGGCACAACGCGGCGGAGTTTGCCCGCGATGCCGCGGCGGCCGGCGCCGCCGGCGTTGTCATCGAGGAGCGACAGTCGATCGATCTGCCGCAGATACATGTGGCGGACGCGGGCGAAGCACTGCGCAGCTTCGCAACGATGTGGCGCAAGCGTTTCAGCCTGCCGCTCGTTGCAGTGACCGGCAGCAACGGCAAGACCACCGTCAAGGAAATGGTCGGCACCATACTGCGCACGCACTTTGCCGGTCCCGGCGACGATGCCGGTGTGCTGGTGACCTGGGGTAATCTGAACAACCACATCGGTGTACCCATCACGCTGCTGTGGATGCGCGAAAGTCACCGCGCTGCGGTGATCGAGATGGGCGCAAGCGCAAAACACGAGATTGCCCGACTGGCTGCGATAGCCGCGCCCACGGTGGCCATCATTACCAATGCCGGGCCGGCACATCTGGGCGGATTCGGCGGCACCCTCAAGGATGTTGCCGAGGCGAAGGGCGAGCTGTTTGCGGGTCTGCCTGCCGGGAGCATCGCCATCATCAACCGGGATGACCCTTTCTACGGTTACTGGCGCAGCCTTCGCAAGGACATCAGCTATCGTTCATTCGGCCTGTCGCCGGAGGCGGACTATCGCGCCGTCGAGGTGCAGGCTTCCGGCGTGCGGAGCCTCGGTTTCCGGCTGCTCACGCCGACCGCCGGGATACCGGTTGAACTGCCGATGTCCGGTGGCCATAACGTGCGCAACGCGCTGGCCGCAGCGGCCGCGTCGCTCGCCGCCGGGGCCAGCCTGCAGGCAGTGCGCGATGGCCTGGCGCAGATGGCGAACGTCGCCGGTCGCCTGCGCGCCGAACCCGGTCCGGCCGGCAGCACGATCTTCGATGACAGCTACAACGCCAATCCGGGTTCGGTCGCCGCGGCCATACAGTTTCTCGCCGGTCTCGACGGGCAGCGCTGGCTGGTTCTCGGCGGAATGGCTGAACTCGGTCCGGATGCGGCAGCCCTGCACCGCGAGGTTGGTGTGCTGGCGGCACAGAGCGGCATCGACCGCTTTTACTGTGTCGGTGAGCTGACGCGACCGGCCGCTGAAGGCTTCGGCCCGGACGCTCGCTGGTACGCCGATGTCACCGAACTTGCCGAGGTCCTGCGGCCCCGGATGACTGCAGACGTCCATCTGCTCGTCAAGGGTTCACGCAGCGCGGGGCTTGAGCGCCTGGTGCAGCTGGTCACCGGGCGTGGCGATACGGCGGGGGTGCACTGA
- a CDS encoding UDP-N-acetylmuramoyl-L-alanyl-D-glutamate--2,6-diaminopimelate ligase, producing the protein MNLVISKDMDLHTLFDGFGVEVPQREVADISTESRSVSRDGLFLACRGNTHHGLEFIDQVLAEGASAIAWEPDVDVQEPVLPADVCGFPVPHLGQRLGEIANRFFASPSAAIAVTGITGTNGKTTTAWLVTQALGKLGESAGYMGTLGHGLGIEVRAGALTTPGCITLHRQLRELADAGARHAVLEVSSHALDQHRVDGVHFSTVAFSNLGRDHLDYHRDPQHYADAKARLFRAGARTAVINLDDPFGRTLAASLPPETACLGVSMDGNPAAKLRAELVQTGADGLVLDLRGDFGTARLGSRLWGRFNAENLLLAAGILLAEGWPLDRVVAALADCTAPPGRMQLVPASAGQPAVLVDFAHTPDALRKALAAIRAHCSGQLWCVFGCGGNRDRGKRALMGSVAVELADHVIITDDNPRDEDSRQIIDDILAGAGSGTAVQVIPDRAAAIRRAIHLAAPGDAILIAGKGHEQTQIVAGASLPFSDVAVAAAALSVAQQGPGA; encoded by the coding sequence ATGAATCTGGTGATCAGCAAGGACATGGATCTGCACACACTGTTCGACGGCTTCGGGGTAGAGGTGCCGCAGCGCGAAGTTGCCGATATCAGCACGGAGAGTCGCAGTGTGAGCCGGGACGGGCTGTTTCTCGCCTGTCGGGGGAACACGCACCACGGCCTCGAATTCATCGATCAGGTGCTGGCCGAGGGTGCGTCCGCCATTGCCTGGGAACCGGATGTCGATGTACAGGAGCCGGTACTGCCGGCCGACGTCTGTGGCTTTCCCGTACCGCATCTCGGCCAGCGGCTGGGCGAGATTGCCAACCGTTTCTTTGCCTCGCCGTCTGCCGCAATTGCCGTCACCGGCATCACCGGCACCAACGGCAAGACGACCACGGCATGGCTGGTGACCCAGGCGCTCGGCAAGCTCGGCGAGTCGGCGGGCTACATGGGTACGCTCGGTCACGGGCTGGGCATTGAAGTGCGTGCGGGCGCGTTGACCACACCGGGCTGCATTACGCTGCATCGCCAGTTGCGCGAACTGGCTGACGCAGGCGCCCGCCATGCGGTGCTCGAGGTATCTTCGCATGCGCTCGATCAGCATCGCGTCGACGGCGTGCATTTCAGTACTGTCGCGTTCAGCAACCTCGGCCGCGATCACCTCGATTATCACCGCGATCCGCAGCACTATGCCGATGCCAAGGCGCGGTTGTTCCGCGCTGGCGCGCGCACAGCGGTGATAAACCTCGACGACCCCTTCGGCAGGACACTGGCGGCTTCGCTGCCACCCGAAACCGCTTGTCTGGGTGTGAGCATGGACGGCAATCCGGCGGCGAAGCTGCGCGCCGAGCTGGTGCAGACCGGTGCCGATGGTCTGGTGCTGGATCTCCGCGGTGATTTCGGTACGGCACGGCTCGGCAGCCGTCTTTGGGGCCGCTTCAATGCCGAAAATCTGCTGCTGGCCGCGGGCATACTGCTGGCCGAAGGCTGGCCGCTCGATCGTGTCGTCGCCGCCCTCGCGGACTGCACGGCGCCGCCGGGGCGCATGCAGCTTGTTCCTGCATCCGCCGGTCAGCCGGCCGTGCTGGTTGATTTTGCACACACGCCCGATGCGCTGCGCAAGGCGCTGGCGGCGATTCGCGCGCACTGCAGCGGCCAGCTCTGGTGCGTGTTCGGCTGCGGTGGCAACCGTGACCGCGGCAAGCGTGCGCTCATGGGCAGCGTGGCGGTCGAACTTGCCGACCACGTGATCATCACGGACGACAATCCCCGTGACGAGGATTCACGGCAGATCATCGACGACATTCTTGCCGGCGCGGGATCCGGCACGGCGGTGCAGGTGATACCGGACCGTGCGGCAGCCATCCGGCGGGCCATACACCTGGCCGCTCCCGGCGACGCGATCCTGATTGCCGGCAAGGGCCATGAGCAGACACAGATCGTGGCCGGTGCGAGCCTGCCGTTTTCCGATGTGGCGGTCGCTGCCGCGGCGCTGTCTGTCGCGCAGCAGGGGCCGGGTGCATGA